In Halarcobacter mediterraneus, the genomic stretch TTCATGCAAAAGAAGGACAATGGACAAGTAGAAGAATGCTTTTAAAAGATGATGATATGGGATTTTCTTTCCATGAAACAATTATAAAAGCAAATACAAAAACACATATACATTATCAAAATCATTTAGAAGCAGTTTATTGTGTTGCAGGAAATGGAAAAATTGAAGATTTAGCTACTGGTGAGACTCATGATATTTATGATGGAGTAATGTATGCTTTAAATAATCATGATGATCATAACCTTTATGGGGGGAGTGAAGATATGAGACTTATTTGTGTATTTAATCCTCCTATAAAAGGAACTGAGAATCATGATGAAAATGGAGTCTATCCTTTAGAGGATTAAGTGTGCGATTTATCTATATAAAAAACTATTTGAATATTTCAAGAGAAAAAAAGTTTGAATTTATAAAATATATATATTGTTTTGATAAATTTAAAGTAATTAATCAAAAAATTGTTTTAAATGACAATTCTTTGATTATGGAACTAGATTCAAACTCTTCATTTGAAATTGCAAAAAAGTCAATAGATACATTTTTCAAGGATTATGAAGATATTGAGTCTTTTTTCGTAGATTCTTTAGCAATAGAAGAGAATAAACTTTTTGTTATGCGTGATAATAAAGTTGTTAGGAGTGTATACATTAAATGAGGCTATTAGCTTATAATATAGATAGTGAATTATTAGACTATATTGAAGAAAAACAACTTTATATCACTGATATAGCAGAAGATATTAGTGATGCAATTTATCATAGTGAAGTTAGATATTATAATATGTTAGTAATAGATTGTAGTAATTACTTTGATGCAAAGAAGATCTTAAAAAATATAAACTATAGAATAACAGCAACAATTTTTTTAGTTGATGATTGGACTAAGGATTTAGAAATAAACCTATTAAAAAAAGGTGCAATGTCAGTTATAAAAAAACCCACTTCAAATAATTATATTTTAGCAAAAATGCAAGCAATACATAGAGAAAACTTTGAAAAAGAATTAATATATAAAAATCAGTATAAAGCAAATTTAGAAGAGAAATCTTTAGTGAATAATCAAGATAAAAAAATTTTTTTCAAAGGAAAGTCTTTTTCTATTCTTAGCTATTTAATAAAAAATCGGTATAGAGCTCCCATATCAAAAGATGAATTATTACAGACAAACTGGGATGAACCTGAAATGGTTTCAGATAATGTTATTGAGGTAAATATAAATTCAATTAGAAATAGTTTGAAAAAAGAGTTTGATGAGAATTTTATTGAAACAGTTAGGCATAGGGGTTATAAAGTAAGTATATAAATAAAAGCTAGTTTTTAGCATAAAATTTTTTACATTACAAAGAGAATAATTAAAAAATCAAGGAATTTTAGAATGGATATAAAAGTATGCAAGTTTGGAGGAAGTTCAGTAAAAGATGCCTCCCAAATTAAAAAAGTTTTTAGTATCGTTAAAAGCGATATTAAACGGAAAGTAATAGTTGTTTCAGCTCCTGGAAGAGATGAAAAATTTCAGGAGAAAATAACAGATCATTTATTAAATGTATCAACAGAAGGAAATCATTTTAGTGAGCAAAAAATAGAAGTTTCTGCAAAACAAAGTTTTGATGCAATTGTTGAAAAGTTTGAATCACTTTGTAAGGATTTAGAAATTGATAAAAAAACAATTATTGATAGTTTAATAAAAGATTTAAATAATAAGACATTAAAGTCAGAAAAAAAAGATGCATTCTTTTTATCTCGTGGAGAACATTATAATGCTAAGATAATAAGTGAATATATGAGAAAAAGAGGTCTTAATATTAAACTTATGCTTCCAGAAGAGTTTGGTTTTATTTTGAGTTCAAACTATTGTGATGGTAAGGTTTTAAAGCAATCACATAAAAATATAAGTGAACACTTTAAGTTTGATAAATATGACTGCTATTTAGTTCCTGGTTTTTATGGAATTACTCAAGATAATGAGATAGCTGTTTTAAGTCGAGGAGGTAGTGATTTAACAGGGGGAGAGTTAGCTTATTCTTTAGATGCAGATGTATATGAAAACTGGACTGATACAAATGGAGTTTATGAAGTTGATCCAAGAATTATCCAAGACGCAAATGTTATTCCAAGACTTACTTTTAAAGAGTTAAGGCTTTTAAGCTCAAAAGGTTTTAATGTTTTCCATTTTAATGCAATGTTAAATTGTAAAAAAAGTAAAATTCCAATAAATATTAGAAATACTAATAATCCTGAGCATGAAGGAACAATTATCTTAAGTGAAAGAGTTCCTATGGAAGACTTAGTAGGAATTGCAAAACTTGATAATATGGCTGCAATTCATTTACAAAAAGATATGCTTGCTGATGAAATAGGATTTACAGCAGAACTTTTAAAAGTTTTTAGTGAATTTGGTATCAATACTTACCATTATCCAACAGATAGAGATGATATTTCAATTTTAGTTGACCAAGAAGATTTGAAAGGAAATATAAATAATCTAAGAAGATCAATAGAAAGAAGGTTAAAAACAGATAATATTTTTGTTACATATAATTTATCTATTATTACACTAGTTGGAATAGGCTTAAAAGAAAATGCTTTTGCTGTAGTTGATGCAATTGCTGCTTTAAAAGAAGAGAATATTTCTTTTGAAATGTTTGATATGAGTCCCTCAAAAATTTCCTTTCATATAGGAGTCTCTCAAAATATTTCTGATATTGCTTTAGAAACTTTATATAAGAAAATGATAGCAGTTTAACTTATATCAAATTTATTATATAGTATATATTTAGTAATAAAGTAAAAAGGATTAGAAATGAGATGGTTGGTAGTTATATTTTTTTTGAGTATAAGTTTAAGCTTTGCACAAACCGTAAAAAATACAGAAGAAAAGATTCAACAAAAAGTTGATAGTTTACAAAAACCTCTTTATAATCCTTTTGTTGAGAATTATATTTTACATGAAATAAAACAATTAAGAGATGAAAATAGAAATTTAAAAGTAGAACTTCATGAAACATTAGCAAAAAAAGAAGTTCAAATGAATAACAATGTTGTAAATTATGCAACATCAACAATAAATAACATGTTTTATATTATTGCTGCTGCAACTTCTTTATTAGTAATAGTTGGTTGGTCTTCAATTAAAGATACCAATGAAAAAGTTAAAAACATGATTGATGAAAAGACTTCAAAAATAATTCAAGAATATGAAGAACGACTTTTAAGTTTTGAAAAAGACTTAGAGAAAAGAAGTAAACAAGTAAAACAAAATCAACATGAAATTGAAGTTACTAATACAATTCACTCCTTATGGATTAGATCAAGCCAAGAATCAACACCAACTGGTAAAGTAGAGATTTATGATGAAATCTTAAATATTAGACCAGATGAAGTAGAAGCTTTAACATATAAAGCTGATGCAGTTTTAGATATGGGGGAAGCAAATTGGGCATTGAGTCTTACTAATCAAGCATTAGCAATAGATTCTACCTATGCAAATGCTTATTACCAAAGATCAAAAATCTATGCTGTATTAGGTCAAGAAGAGAATGCAATATTAGATTTAGAAAAAGCAATTAACTTAAATGAACAGTATGTGGAAGAAATAGAAAATGATGAGGAGTTTCATTCTTTACTTAATCATGAAAAAGTTGTAGAGTTTCTTAAATTAAAAGCAACAGTTTAGACTTCCTTTGGAAGTTTTTTACTATATAAAAAAACTAATGCAAAAATTGCAAAAATAGTAGAGTAAAAAAATAAAAATTCTCCATATAACCAACCAGCAATTAAAGCCCCTAAAAAACCACCTAATCCATAAGCTACACCAAACATAAATTGTTGAGCAAGCTTTTTATTTTCGTATAAAGAGTATAAATACATAACAACTGCACTATGAAATAATCCAAAAGAAAAGGCATGAATACCTTGACTTATAAAAGTGAGTGTTAAGTTATCTGGATACATAAAAAGAATAAACCATCGTATTGCAGTAATTGCAACAGAAAATTTTATCAAAGATAAAAGATTTCTTTTAAGTAAAGGTCCTTGAAAATATAAAATAAGTATTTCACAAATAACACCAAAAGACCAAAGGTAAGATGTCATTTCTAGACTAATGCCATGCTCTGTCTCATATATTGTAAAGAAATTATAAAAGCTTCCAAAACTAAGTTGCATAAAAAATAGACTTACCCAAAATGGCCAGTATTTAAAAAAAGAAAAATTAGAATTTGATTTAGATTCATCATGATTTACATCATCATATTTTAAAAGTAATAATGCAAATGTCACTGTTAAAATATTAACAGCAAGATAATAATGTATTGCAATATATGGATTTGTTAAAAATTGCCCTAGAAGTAAAGAAATAACCATAAAACCAATAGAACCATAAAGTCTAGATTTTCCATATCTAGACTTTCCTAAGACTTTTACAGCTGTAACTTCTAAGTAGGGTAAAATCATAGATAAACAAGCTGCAAGAACAGCATTATTTATCATAAGTAAATATAGATTTTCTAAAGTTACATATAACATTAATGAACAAAATACAGATAAAAGAAGAGCTATTTTAAAAACATTTTGATTTAAAGTGATATGCTTTAGGAATAAAAAAGGTGTAATAAATTTCATAAGTGGAGCAATTGCAAATACAATACCAATTTCAAATGCACTATAACCAATATCATGTAACACTTTTGGTAAAAATATTACATAAACTCCAACCGCTGCAAAATAGAAAAAATAAAATGCTGAAAGTTTAAAAAAAAGCATTATTTTTCAGTTTGAATAACGGTTGATTTTGTCAAAAGATCTTGAAATGTTTTTTTGTCTTTTCTAAAGAAAGGTAAAAAAGCAAGAATTATTGTTGTTGCAGAAATTAAAAAAACTAAATACCTTATAATTGCTTTAGGTAGAGAAATCTTATTTTTCGTATTATCATCAATTAATTTTAGTGAGTAAGCTTTAAGTCCAGGAGTTTGTCCTTTTGCTATCCAAAAAAGGACAATAATTAATCCAAAAACTAGGGCTGTAATCCATCTTGCTTCATCACTTCCTTGAAAATCATCTTTCCCATCCATAATTAAATAAGTAGTTATATACATAATAGGCATCATAATCATAAACATATCAACAATAAATGCTTTGATTCTATGTCCAATAGGAGCAGAGGCGAAAGGGTTATCATTTATTTCTTCTTTATTTGAAGAAAGATTCTCTTTGATATTTCCCTGTTTTATATCTCGCCATCTGTTTGCCATAAAAATTAGTTACCTCTACTACCTGGTTTATAAGCAATATCTTTAAAATTACATTCTTCTGGAGTATACATTTTAAAGGTAAAATCTTCTAGTGCAAAAAGTGGTTTATCTAAAGGAAGTTTACAATTTTCCTGTCTTGTTAAATCACTACCTTCTCTTGAAC encodes the following:
- a CDS encoding ectoine synthase, which encodes MIVRDINKDIIGTEKEVHAKEGQWTSRRMLLKDDDMGFSFHETIIKANTKTHIHYQNHLEAVYCVAGNGKIEDLATGETHDIYDGVMYALNNHDDHNLYGGSEDMRLICVFNPPIKGTENHDENGVYPLED
- a CDS encoding winged helix-turn-helix domain-containing protein translates to MRLLAYNIDSELLDYIEEKQLYITDIAEDISDAIYHSEVRYYNMLVIDCSNYFDAKKILKNINYRITATIFLVDDWTKDLEINLLKKGAMSVIKKPTSNNYILAKMQAIHRENFEKELIYKNQYKANLEEKSLVNNQDKKIFFKGKSFSILSYLIKNRYRAPISKDELLQTNWDEPEMVSDNVIEVNINSIRNSLKKEFDENFIETVRHRGYKVSI
- a CDS encoding aspartate kinase, which codes for MDIKVCKFGGSSVKDASQIKKVFSIVKSDIKRKVIVVSAPGRDEKFQEKITDHLLNVSTEGNHFSEQKIEVSAKQSFDAIVEKFESLCKDLEIDKKTIIDSLIKDLNNKTLKSEKKDAFFLSRGEHYNAKIISEYMRKRGLNIKLMLPEEFGFILSSNYCDGKVLKQSHKNISEHFKFDKYDCYLVPGFYGITQDNEIAVLSRGGSDLTGGELAYSLDADVYENWTDTNGVYEVDPRIIQDANVIPRLTFKELRLLSSKGFNVFHFNAMLNCKKSKIPINIRNTNNPEHEGTIILSERVPMEDLVGIAKLDNMAAIHLQKDMLADEIGFTAELLKVFSEFGINTYHYPTDRDDISILVDQEDLKGNINNLRRSIERRLKTDNIFVTYNLSIITLVGIGLKENAFAVVDAIAALKEENISFEMFDMSPSKISFHIGVSQNISDIALETLYKKMIAV
- a CDS encoding TPR end-of-group domain-containing protein; protein product: MRWLVVIFFLSISLSFAQTVKNTEEKIQQKVDSLQKPLYNPFVENYILHEIKQLRDENRNLKVELHETLAKKEVQMNNNVVNYATSTINNMFYIIAAATSLLVIVGWSSIKDTNEKVKNMIDEKTSKIIQEYEERLLSFEKDLEKRSKQVKQNQHEIEVTNTIHSLWIRSSQESTPTGKVEIYDEILNIRPDEVEALTYKADAVLDMGEANWALSLTNQALAIDSTYANAYYQRSKIYAVLGQEENAILDLEKAINLNEQYVEEIENDEEFHSLLNHEKVVEFLKLKATV
- a CDS encoding MFS transporter, with translation MLFFKLSAFYFFYFAAVGVYVIFLPKVLHDIGYSAFEIGIVFAIAPLMKFITPFLFLKHITLNQNVFKIALLLSVFCSLMLYVTLENLYLLMINNAVLAACLSMILPYLEVTAVKVLGKSRYGKSRLYGSIGFMVISLLLGQFLTNPYIAIHYYLAVNILTVTFALLLLKYDDVNHDESKSNSNFSFFKYWPFWVSLFFMQLSFGSFYNFFTIYETEHGISLEMTSYLWSFGVICEILILYFQGPLLKRNLLSLIKFSVAITAIRWFILFMYPDNLTLTFISQGIHAFSFGLFHSAVVMYLYSLYENKKLAQQFMFGVAYGLGGFLGALIAGWLYGEFLFFYSTIFAIFALVFLYSKKLPKEV
- a CDS encoding RDD family protein, with protein sequence MANRWRDIKQGNIKENLSSNKEEINDNPFASAPIGHRIKAFIVDMFMIMMPIMYITTYLIMDGKDDFQGSDEARWITALVFGLIIVLFWIAKGQTPGLKAYSLKLIDDNTKNKISLPKAIIRYLVFLISATTIILAFLPFFRKDKKTFQDLLTKSTVIQTEK